The following are encoded together in the Paenibacillus sp. genome:
- a CDS encoding nucleotidyltransferase family protein encodes MEEKYRVPLIRYTRNGGRIDYETADDESKALIREVGARNLFIRHRLAELLRRLTEVGIRSVVLKGAHLIQTAYPFGLRPVDDIDLLVDIADFPRLATVLRDMGYEAFDVGIDQWTHLHISNKITYSTRSAPVVPIDVHFSLGPYPYLGSLTSDVVFANTETITMENGQTMTVLRPELLLTHLALHLFQHHFENWQVSACDIAALLRQKGDAFDWQAFGSIADRHRLRLPIAYALRKASELAGIDIPEEWGKRDVKAGAFETWVFRTSSAQRTGFDRFFIQFVTTPGLALKWKAASQIVRPSRMFLDLHYGGSYFKYAVSAIKIAVKGLTAMGKKNR; translated from the coding sequence ATGGAAGAGAAATATAGAGTTCCGCTCATTCGATATACTCGAAACGGCGGGCGTATCGACTACGAGACGGCGGACGACGAAAGCAAAGCGCTGATTCGCGAGGTCGGGGCGCGCAATTTGTTCATTCGCCACCGGCTCGCGGAGCTGCTGCGCCGCCTTACGGAGGTCGGCATTCGATCCGTCGTGCTGAAGGGGGCGCATCTCATCCAAACGGCGTACCCGTTCGGGCTGCGTCCGGTGGACGACATCGATCTCTTGGTCGACATCGCCGATTTTCCGCGGCTGGCAACGGTGCTCCGCGACATGGGCTACGAAGCTTTCGACGTCGGTATCGACCAATGGACGCATCTGCATATCTCCAACAAAATCACGTATTCGACGCGCTCGGCGCCCGTCGTGCCGATCGACGTGCACTTTTCCTTGGGGCCGTATCCGTATCTCGGCTCGCTGACGTCAGACGTCGTATTCGCCAATACGGAGACGATAACGATGGAGAACGGCCAAACGATGACCGTCCTCCGCCCGGAACTGCTGCTCACGCATCTTGCGCTTCACTTGTTTCAGCATCACTTCGAAAATTGGCAGGTGTCCGCCTGCGATATTGCTGCGCTGCTGCGCCAGAAAGGCGACGCATTCGATTGGCAGGCGTTCGGCAGCATCGCGGATCGGCATCGCCTGCGGCTGCCGATCGCGTATGCGCTCCGCAAAGCATCCGAGTTGGCGGGGATCGACATCCCGGAAGAGTGGGGCAAGCGGGATGTGAAAGCGGGCGCTTTCGAAACATGGGTGTTCCGCACGAGCTCCGCGCAGCGAACGGGGTTCGACCGCTTTTTCATCCAGTTCGTCACGACGCCGGGCCTCGCATTGAAATGGAAAGCCGCGTCCCAAATCGTTCGGCCGAGCAGGATGTTCTTAGATTTGCATTACGGAGGGAGCTATTTCAAATACGCGGTTTCGGCAATAAAAATTGCCGTTAAAGGGTTAACGGCAATGGGCAAGAAAAATCGATGA